The DNA window AGAAGATGCGTGAGGCGCAGGAGCGGATGCGCGAGAAGCTGAAGCGCAACAAGTGACCGCGCCTGGCCTTCGCGTGCTTGTCAAAGCCCGCGGGCTGGCCTGAGGTGTCGCGCATGAGACCCCAGGTTGGTGATCCGGCTCCCGAGTTCGAGGCATCCGTCGTTTCGGCAGACGGCGGGACCGGCACGGTTCGGCTGGCCGACCTCCGCGGCAAGCGGGTGGTGCTCGTGTTCTATCCGAAAGACGCGACGCCCGGCTGCACGACCCAGGCGTGTGGGATGAGGGACGGTTGGCAGACGCTCGAAGACAAGGCGGAGATCTTCGGGGTGAGTGTCGATGACGAGAACAGTCACCGGAAGTTCATCGAGAAGCAGCTGCTGCCGTATCCGCTCATCGCCGATACCGATCACGCGATCGTCGAGGCTTATGGAGTATGGGTCGAGAAGTCGATGTACGGACGGACGTTCATGGGGACCGAAAGAACGACCTTCGTCATCGGTGCCGACGGAAGGATCGAGGCCGTGCTGGCCAAGGTGAAGCCGAAGGAGCACCTCGCCAAGCTTGCCGAGATCCTCGCCGACTGATCTCCGGTCAGCGCCCCGGGTACGAGAAACGCCGTAGCACGTCTTTGCGGAGCTTCAGTGACGCGGTCATCAGCGGGTGAAGCGGGCAGGGGATCTCGACATTTTCCGCCCGGTCCCACACCGAGCTTTCGCTTGGAACGATGACGGCGTCCATCGGGGTCCGATAGGAAACCAGCGGGATGTCGCCGAGGCGTGACTGACCGAGTTGGAGGTCACGGAGGAACACGCTGCCCGGCCGCATTTCGGCGGCTCCGCGGCCATAGTGGAACTTCGCCATCTCCGTGCCGTGGTGGGGGGTCGAAATCGTGATGAACGACTCGCAGCGCCCGGCGCCGCCGAGGTCCTGCAGATAGTGTCGGCTCACGAGGCCGCCCATGCTGAAAGCGATCAGCACGAAGGATTCATCGGGGCCGAACGCTTTGCGGATCTCCGTGTCCAGTTGCTTTGCCATCGGCTCGAGTCCGTCGCGTCCGTCGGCCGGTTTGAGGCTCGGAACCAGGCATTCGACGCCGCGGGACTCAAGGTCGTGCCGTAGGAAGCCGAAGCACCGGCCTTCACCTTGCCAGATCCCGTGGACCAAGACGGCACGGGTCATCCGCGGAGCCGGTTCGGCGGCGGAAACGGTGGTGATGCCGGCGAGGAGAGCAAAGAGACTGCGGAACATGGCGGGAGAGCGTAGAAATCTCGACATCGAACAAGGGGCTAGCCCGGAGGCCACTCGAGCGGGCGTCCGGCCAGCAGGTGCACGTGCAGGTGAGGGACGGCTTCACCGCCGTCGCGGCCGTTGTTGATCACGAGACGGAAGCCGTTTTCCGCGAAGCCTTCGTCTCGGGCGACCTTCGACGCGATCAGCAGGAGGTGCCCGAGAACCGCCTCGTCGTCCGCGGACGCTTCGGCAACCCGAGGGATCGGCTTGCGGGGAATCACGAGGTAGTGGATCGGCGCCTGTGGGGAGATGTCCTTGAAGCAGATGCAGCGGTCGTCCTCGTGAACGATCGTTGCGGGGATCTCGCGGTCGCAGATTTTTTCGAAGAGCGTCTTTTCAGGCATCGGTTCAGCCGGCGGATGTCGGGAGCTTGGCACGCGAATCCGGGCGTCGCAAGCGGAGCTACTCGATCCTCTCGTTCTCGACGCGCATCCTCAGGGGGCGCGGGAGGTCGCGGTGATCCCGATGGTGGTTGTAGAGAAATCCGCGGATGTCGGTCAGC is part of the Haloferula helveola genome and encodes:
- a CDS encoding peroxiredoxin; protein product: MRPQVGDPAPEFEASVVSADGGTGTVRLADLRGKRVVLVFYPKDATPGCTTQACGMRDGWQTLEDKAEIFGVSVDDENSHRKFIEKQLLPYPLIADTDHAIVEAYGVWVEKSMYGRTFMGTERTTFVIGADGRIEAVLAKVKPKEHLAKLAEILAD
- a CDS encoding histidine triad nucleotide-binding protein, which gives rise to MPEKTLFEKICDREIPATIVHEDDRCICFKDISPQAPIHYLVIPRKPIPRVAEASADDEAVLGHLLLIASKVARDEGFAENGFRLVINNGRDGGEAVPHLHVHLLAGRPLEWPPG
- a CDS encoding esterase/lipase family protein; the protein is MFRSLFALLAGITTVSAAEPAPRMTRAVLVHGIWQGEGRCFGFLRHDLESRGVECLVPSLKPADGRDGLEPMAKQLDTEIRKAFGPDESFVLIAFSMGGLVSRHYLQDLGGAGRCESFITISTPHHGTEMAKFHYGRGAAEMRPGSVFLRDLQLGQSRLGDIPLVSYRTPMDAVIVPSESSVWDRAENVEIPCPLHPLMTASLKLRKDVLRRFSYPGR